The following are encoded in a window of Colletotrichum lupini chromosome 3, complete sequence genomic DNA:
- a CDS encoding lovastatin nonaketide synthase — MSPNEPIVVVGSACRFPGGVDSPAKLWELLKEPKDLQSEVPKERFNIDAFYHTDGSHHGRTNARHGYFLDETPRAFDASFFNIQAGEAESIDPQQRLLLETTYDAVAAAGYGLHDLRGSDTAVYVGLMTHDFELVKVNDISYSPTYFATGAATSIASNRLSYFFDWHGPSMTIDTACSSSLVAVHLAVQQLRSGSSKTAIAAGSNLILSPMNYITESKLNMLSPTGRSRMWDAAADGYARGEGVATVVLKTLSQALLDGDSIECVIRETGINQDGRTTGITMPSHVAQETLIRETYARAGLDIAQAENRCQFFEAHGRYQA, encoded by the exons ATGTCGCCGAACGAGCCCATTGTTGTTGTTGGAAGTGCATGCCGGTTTCCGGGCGGTGTTGATAGCCCAGCGAAGCTATGGGAACTCTTGAAAGAACCGAAAGATTTGCAATCTGAAGTTCCAAAGGAGAGATTCAATATCGACGCATTTTACCATACCGATGGCTCTCACCATGGAAGGACCAATGCCCGTCACGGATACTTTCTCGATGAAACGCCGAGGGCTTTTGATGCGTCGTTCTTCAACATCCAAGCCGGCGAGGCAGAGAGCATAGATCCGCAGCAGCGTTTGCTCCTGGAAACCACCTACGATGCTGTGGCCGCGGCTGGATATGGACTACACGACCTTCGCGGTTCTGATACCGCGGTTTACGTCGGCTTGATGACCCACGACTTTGAGCTCGTCAAAGTCAACGACATAAGCTACAGCCCAACGTACTTCGCAACGGGTGCCGCTACAAGCATTGCGTCAAATCGTTTATCATACTTCTTTGATTGGCATGGTCCTAGT ATGACTATTGATACTGCATGCAGTTCCTCTCTAGTTGCGGTGCATCTTGCGGTGCAACAACTGAGGAGTGGATCGAGCAAGACAGCTATAGCAGCTGGCTCCAATTTGATCTTGTCTCCAA TGAATTACATCACGGAGAGCAAGCTGAACATGCTTTCACCCACGGGCAGATCCCGAATGTGGGATGCTGCAGCCGATGGGTACGCGCGAGGT GAAGGTGTTGCCACTGTGGTTCTGAAGACGCTTAGCCAGGCACTGCTTGATGGCGACTCCATTGAGTGTGTCATCCGTGAAACGGGCATCAACCAAGACGGACGCACAACCGGCATCACGATGCCGAGCCATGTTGCTCAAGAGACCCTCATTCGCGAGACTTATGCTCGGGCTGGTCTAGATATTGCGCAAGCTGAAAATCGCTGCCAATTCTTCGAAGCTCATGGTAGGTACCAAGCATGA
- a CDS encoding beta-ketoacyl synthase domain-containing protein: protein MSFFPVQDSSDGERLLVGSLKTVIGHTEGTAGIAGLLKASLAVQNGVIPPNLLFENLSPKVAPFYKNLSITKEAQPWPELKPGQPRRASVNSFGFGGTNAHAIIEEYKTSASSTGITSKPESQITSAAYALPLVLSAKSERSLKSLMKQTAQFIKSHPDVDMLDLFWTLLRKRSILPHRQHVVGSSREAIILALENAISENASSEPTLRSFTTSQEKPHLLGVFTGQGAQWPGMMRSLILAIPQVRDIVIELDRSLQTLPVEYRPSWTLYEQFLLEDEASNVTKASFSQPLCCAVQIVLVRLLAAAGVEFTTIVGHSSGEIACAFAGGFISASQAIRIAYLRGLTSKYASSPNGGEGGMLAVGTSLEDAQELCELEMFQGRICVAASNSPDSTTISGDADALAELQTILEDESKFVRMLKVDKAYHSHNMLSCSPHYIKALKDCGCDVADGVGSSVAWYSSVHQNRRMKASDITAEYWNENLVSSVRFMQAIEAAAIEHKSLDAAIEVACSVVPITFKLLPVLLDIFMSD, encoded by the exons atgagcttcttccctgt CCAGGATAGTTCAGACGGTGAGCGCTTGCTTGTAGGAAGTCTGAAGACCGTCATTGGACACACCGAGGGCACTGCTGGTATTGCAGGCTTGTTGAAGGCCTCACTTGCTGTACAGAACGGCGTCATTCCTCCCAACTTGCTGTTCGAAAACCTCAGTCCCAAGGTTGCGCCCTTCTACAAGAACCTCTCTATCACTAAAGAGGCTCAGCCGTGGCCAGAACTCAAGCCTGGTCAACCGCGGAGAGCAAGTGTAAACTCGTTCG GTTTCGGTGGCACCAACGCCCATGCTATAATTGAGGAGTACAAGACCTCGGCTTCAAGCACGGGAATCACGTCGAAGCCAGAGTCTCAGATCACTTCAGCTGCATATGCCTTGCCTCTTGTGCTTTCTGCCAAGTCAGAGCGTTCGCTAAAGAGCCTGATGAAGCAGACTGCTCAGTTCATCAAGTCTCACCCGGATGTCGACATGCTTGATCTCTTTTGGACGCTCCTTCGCAAGCGATCCATCCTCCCCCACCGCCAGCATGTCGTTGGATCTTCCAGGGAAGCTATCATACTCGCCTTAGAAAACGCTATTTCGGAAAACGCCAGCTCAGAGCCCACCTTGCGCTCCTTCACCACCAGCCAGGAGAAGCCCCATCTCCTGGGTGTGTTCACTGGCCAGGGTGCTCAATGGCCTGGCATGATGAGATCGCTCATCTTAGCGATACCTCAGGTTCGCGACATCGTGATTGAGCTTGACCGCTCGCTTCAGACATTGCCTGTCGAATACCGCCCTTCTTGGACCCTGTACGAGCAATTTTTGCTCGAGGATGAGGCCTCCAATGTGACTAAAGCCAGCTTTTCTCAACCGCTCTGCTGCGCTGTACAGATTGTTCTGGTGCGGCTACTGGCAGCTGCTGGTGTTGAGTTCACCACGATTGTCGGTCACAGTTCAGGCGAAATAGCGTGCGCCTTCGCTGGAGGCTTCATCAGCGCCTCGCAGGCCATCCGAATTGCTTACCTCCGAGGCCTCACATCCAAGTATGCGAGCTCCCCGAACGGGGGCGAGGGAGGCATGCTTGCGGTAGGAACTTCACTAGAAGATGCACAGGAGCTGTGCGAGCTGGAGATGTTCCAAGGCCGTATCTGCGTTGCTGCTAGCAACTCGCCTGACAGCACCACCATATCCGGTGATGCAGATGCCCTTGCAGAACTGCAGACTATCTTGGAGGATGAGTCCAAGTTTGTCCGCATGCTCAAGGTCGATAAGGCTTACCATTCACACAACATGCTCTCTTGCTCGCCGCACTATATCAAGGCTTTGAAGGACTGTGGCTGCGACGTCGCTGATGGGGTCGGTTCTTCAGTAGCATGGTACTCCTCTGTGCATCAGAACAGACGCATGAAGGCAAGCGACATCACCGCCGAGTACTGGAATGAGAATTTGGTCTCTTCTGTTCGCTTCATGCAGGCTATTGAGGCCGCCGCAATCGAGCATAAATCACTCGATGCCGCCATTGAG GTTGCATGCAGCGTGGTTCCGATAACGTTCAAGCTTTTGCCAGTGCTGTTAGATATCTTtatgtcggattag